The Arachis hypogaea cultivar Tifrunner chromosome 14, arahy.Tifrunner.gnm2.J5K5, whole genome shotgun sequence genome has a segment encoding these proteins:
- the LOC112741550 gene encoding stilbene synthase 3-like yields MVSVSEIRNVQRAEGPATVLAIGTANPSNCVDQSTYADYYFRVTNSEHMTDLKKKFQRICERTQIKNRHMYLTEEILKENPNMCAYKAPSLDAREDMMIREVPRVGKEAATKAIKEWGQPMSKITHLIFCTTSGVALPGVDYELIVLLGLDPCVKRYMMYHQGCFAGGTVLRLAKDLAENNKDARVLIVCSENTAVTFRGPSETDMDSLVGQALFADGAAAIIIGSDPVPEVEKPIFEIVSTDQKLVPGSHGAIGGLLREVGLTFYLNKSVPDIISQNINDALSKAFDPLGISDYNSIFWIAHPGGRAILDQVEQKVNLKPEKMKTTRDVLSNYGNMSSACVFFIMDLMRKKSLEEGLKTTGEGLDWGVLFGFGPGLTIETVVLRSVTI; encoded by the exons CATCAAATTGTGTTGATCAGAGTACATATGCTGATTACTATTTTAGAGTAACTAATAGCGAGCACATGACTGATCTCAAGAAGAAATTTCAGCGTATTT GTGAAAGAACACAGATCAAGAATAGACATATGTATTTAACGGAAGAGATATTGAAAGAGAATCCTAACATGTGTGCATACAAGGCACCGTCGTTGGATGCAAGGGAAGATATGATGATCAGGGAGGTACCAAGGGTTGGAAAAGAGGCTGCAACCAAGGCCATCAAAGAATGGGGACAGCCAATGTCTAAAATCACACATTTGATCTTCTGCACCACCAGCGGTGTTGCGTTGCCTGGCGTTGATTACGAACTCATCGTACTCTTAGGGCTCGACCCATGCGTCAAGAGGTACATGATGTACCACCAAGGCTGCTTCGCTGGCGGTACTGTTCTTCGTTTGGCTAAGGACTTGGCTGAAAACAACAAGGATGCTCGTGTTCTTATTGTTTGTTCTGAGAATACCGCAGTCACTTTTCGTGGTCCTAGTGAGACAGACATGGATAGTCTTGTAGGACAAGCATTGTTTGCGGATGGAGCTGCTGCGATTATCATTGGTTCTGATCCTGTGCCAGAGGTTGAGAAGCCTATCTTTGAGATTGTTTCAACCGATCAAAAGCTCGTCCCTGGCAGCCATGGAGCTATCGGTGGTCTCCTTCGTGAAGTTGGGCTTACATTCTATCTTAACAAGAGTGTTCCAGATATTATTTCGCAAAATATCAACGACGCACTCAGTAAAGCTTTTGATCCATTGGGTATATCTGATTATAACTCAATATTTTGGATTGCACACCCTGGTGGACGTGCAATTTTAGACCAGGTTGAACAGAAGGTGAACTTGAAACCAGAAAAAATGAAAACTACTAGAGATGTGCTTAGCAATTATGGTAATATGTCAAGTGCATGTGTGTTCTTCATCATGGATTTGATGAGGAAGAAGTCTCTTGAAGAAGGACTTAAAACCACAGGTGAAGGACTTGATTGGGGTGTGCTTTTTGGCTTTGGTCCTGGTCTCACCATTGAAACCGTTGTTCTTCGTAGTGTGACCATCTAA